One segment of Brassica napus cultivar Da-Ae chromosome C3, Da-Ae, whole genome shotgun sequence DNA contains the following:
- the LOC106427602 gene encoding probable LRR receptor-like serine/threonine-protein kinase At1g29720 isoform X2, whose translation MSIPFSSFLIFFAIITSFLATLTTSASRPLLHPDELKALKEIATTLGIKGLDLKSEDPCSRSSLKFDFDQTDGGDTAINCQCDNMICHITDLSLKTMDLPGKLPPQLVKLRYLRSINLCRNYLSGSIPMEWASMPYLTNISLSANNLSGPLPTGLQYFKSLTFLGVEANQFSGPIPDELGNLTNLIGLELASNQFTGRLPSSLARLVNLEKFRISDNNFSGIIPEYIGNWSRLQRLDLQASGLKGPIPDAVARLENLTNLIISDMTGINSFPNISSKVIKNLILRNVSMSGPIPSYIWSKTDLRTLDLSFNKLTGDVNGVRAPYYTYLTGNRLSGDIVFDGFLNSKSNIDLSYNNFSWSSGCQEKININTYRSSYLKNNLTGLLPCAGPINCTSYRRFLHINCGGDSIVTTNSSYKITYEADNNITKAATNQHIKNWGISNTGDFMDDDINDDAYTISTTSMTPLGDSHGLYKTARRSALSLAYYAFCLENGDYNVSLHFMEIQFSEPHGRLGRRIFDVYVQGKLFLSDFNIKEEAKGNLKPVIKELKAVDVTDHMLEIRLYWAGKGTTMIPKRGNYGPLISAISLCHTEKIKHHIRYPLIVGGTGALVTIILLALGIYGRRRCRADNNTRERDLRAQGLQTLCFTWRQLQAATNDFDQANKLGEGGFGSVFKGELSDGTIIAVKQLSSKSCQGNREFVNEIGMISGLNHPNLVKLYGCCVEKEQLLLVYEYMENNSLALALSGKSTTKLEWAMRQKICVGIARGLAFLHEGSIVRMVHRDIKTTNVLLDADLNAKISDFGLARLHEEEHTHISTKIAGTIGYMAPEYALWGQLTEKADVYSFGVVAIEIVSGKSNTKHKGSADHVSLINWALMLQQTGDIMDIVDPVLEGDFNSKEAVRMIKVALVCTHSSPSLRPTMSEAVQMLEGEIEVTQVMSDPGLYGHNWSISKLRDADTHASSSTSGVTDQTASTMKSSVSGSDLYPLYPESVILNSTVELPSSSM comes from the exons ATGTCGATAcctttctcgagttttcttatATTCTTTGCCATCATCACAAGCTTCCTCGCAACTCTAACGACATCGGCCTCACGACCACTTCTTCATCCAgatgagt TGAAGGCGCTTAAGGAGATAGCCACTACACTTGGTATCAAGGGATTGGACCTCAAATCAGAAGATCCTTGCTCTAGGAGCAGTCTAAAGTTTGATTTCGATCAGACTGATGGTGGGGACACCGCCATTAATTGTCAATGTGACAACATGATATGTCATATTACCGACTT ATCTCTCAAGACCATGGATCTTCCTGGGAAACTTCCTCCTCAGTTAGTCAAGCTTCGATATCTCCGGTCAAT AAACTTGTGCCGTAATTACCTTTCGGGTTCAATCCCGATGGAGTGGGCTTCAATGCCATACCTCACAAACAT TTCCCTCTCCGCGAATAATTTGTCTGGGCCTTTACCTACTGGTTTACAATACTTCAAGAGTCTGACATTCCT AGGGGTTGAAGCCAACCAGTTCTCTGGTCCTATTCCTGATGAGCTTGGTAACTTGACCAACCTAATAGGATT GGAACTTGCGTCCAATCAATTTACAGGAAGACTTCCTAGCAGTCTAGCTAGACTGGTAAACCTTGAGAAATT TAGGATAAGTGACAATAACTTCAGTGGAATCATCCCAGAATATATTGGCAACTGGTCTCGGCTTCAAAGGCT AGATCTACAAGCAAGTGGACTGAAAGGACCTATTCCTGACGCAGTGGCCCGCCTAGAAAATCTTACTAACCT GATTATTAGTGATATGACCGGGATAAACTCCTTTCCTAATATATCTAGCAAAGTCATCAAAAACCT gatattgaggaATGTGAGTATGTCTGGTCCAATTCCTTCTTACATCTGGAGTAAGACGGACTTACGAACTCT TGATTTATCATTTAACAAGTTGACTGGTGATGTAAATGGAGTAAGGGCACCATACTATAC CTATTTGACTGGAAATAGGCTCTCTGGAGACATTGTATTTGATGGTTTTCTCAATAGCAAATCTAATAT TGATCTCTCGTACAACAATTTCTCATGGTCGTCTGGCTGCCAGGAAAAGAT TAACATTAATACATACCGGAGTTCATATTTGAAGAACAACTT AACTGGGCTTCTTCCATGTGCTGGTCCTATCAACTGCACAAGCT ATCGGCGGTTTCTACATATAAATTGTGGTGGAGACAGCATAGTTACTACAAACTCTTCATATAAAATCACATATGAAGCTGATAATAACATTACCAAAGCCGCAACAAATCAGCACATCAAAAATTGGGGAATCAGTAATACTGGTGACTTTATGGATGATGATATTAATGATGACGCATACACCATTTCAACTACTAGTATGACACCACTTGGAGATTCTCATGGTCTTTATAAGACCGCACGTCGATCTGCTCTCTCTCTTGCTTATTATGCATTTTGCTTGGAAAATGGAGACTACAATGTGAGCCTCCATTTTATGGAGATTCAGTTTTCAGAACCACACGGTCGTCTGGGCAGACGCATATTTGATGTCTATGTTCAG GGTAAACTGTTCTTGAGTGATTTTAACATCAAAGAGGAGGCTAAAGGGAATCTGAAGCCTGTTATCAAAGAACTGAAAGCTGTTGATGTGACCGATCATATGTTAGAGATCCGGTTGTATTGGGCTGGGAAAGGGACAACAATGATACCCAAAAGAGGAAACTATGGTCCTCTTATCTCTGCAATCTCCTTGTGTCACA CGGAGAAAATCAAACATCACATTAGATATCCCCTGATTGTGGGGGGAACGGGTGCCTTGGTAACAATTATTCTCTTGGCTTTGGGAATATATGGTCGGAGAAGATGCAGAGCAGACAACAACACAAGAGAACGTG ATCTGAGAGCACAGGGTTTGCAAACTCTTTGCTTTACATGGAGGCAACTTCAAGCTGCAACAAACGATTTTGATCAAGCCAACAAACTTGGAGAAGGAGGTTTCGGATCCGTATTCAAA GGAGAGCTGTCAGATGGAACAATCATAGCAGTGAAGCAGCTTTCTTCCAAGTCATGCCAAGGAAATCGAGAATTTGTGAATGAAATAGGAATGATCTCAGGTTTGAATCATCCAAACCTTGTCAAGCTTTATGGATGCTGTGTCGAGAAGGAACAATTGCTGCTCGTGTATGAGTACATGGAAAACAACTCACTTGCTCTTGCTTTATCCg GAAAGAGCACAACAAAGTTAGAATGGGCAATGAGACAAAAAATCTGTGTAGGAATCGCAAGAGGGCTTGCATTCCTCCACGAAGGATCTATAGTCAGGATGGTTCATCGTGACATTAAAACAACAAATGTGCTTCTAGATGCTGACCTAAACGCAAAGATATCTGACTTTGGATTGGCTAGGCTCCACGAAGAAGAACACACTCACATTAGCACCAAGATTGCAGGAACCAT CGGATACATGGCTCCAGAGTATGCATTATGGGGTCAACTAACAGAGAAAGCAGACGTGTATAGCTTCGGGGTTGTGGCCATCGAAATTGTTAGTGGCAAGAGTAATACTAAACACAAGGGAAGTGCTGATCACGTCTCTCTTATCAATTGG GCATTGATGCTGCAACAGACAGGGGACATAATGGATATTGTAGATCCAGTGCTTGAAGGTGATTTCAACAGCAAAGAAGCAGTGAGGATGATCAAAGTTGCTCTCGTTTGCAcacattcatctccttctttaagGCCTACAATGTCTGAGGCTGTACAAATGCTCGAAGGAGAGATTGAAGTAACACAAGTTATGTCAGATCCTGGTTTATATGGACATAACTGGAGCATCTCGAAGCTGAGGGACGCTGATACACATGCTAGCTCGAGCACATCTGGTGTGACCGATCAAACAGCATCGACAATGAAGTCCTCTGTTTCCGGTAGTGATCTCTACCCATTGTACCCCGAATCTGTGATTCTGAACTCCACAGTGGAGTTGCCTTCCTCGTCGATGTGA
- the LOC106427602 gene encoding probable LRR receptor-like serine/threonine-protein kinase At1g29720 isoform X1 has protein sequence MSIPFSSFLIFFAIITSFLATLTTSASRPLLHPDELKALKEIATTLGIKGLDLKSEDPCSRSSLKFDFDQTDGGDTAINCQCDNMICHITDLSLKTMDLPGKLPPQLVKLRYLRSINLCRNYLSGSIPMEWASMPYLTNISLSANNLSGPLPTGLQYFKSLTFLGVEANQFSGPIPDELGNLTNLIGLELASNQFTGRLPSSLARLVNLEKFRISDNNFSGIIPEYIGNWSRLQRLDLQASGLKGPIPDAVARLENLTNLIISDMTGINSFPNISSKVIKNLILRNVSMSGPIPSYIWSKTDLRTLDLSFNKLTGDVNGVRAPYYTYLTGNRLSGDIVFDGFLNSKSNIDLSYNNFSWSSGCQEKININTYRSSYLKNNLTGLLPCAGPINCTSYRRFLHINCGGDSIVTTNSSYKITYEADNNITKAATNQHIKNWGISNTGDFMDDDINDDAYTISTTSMTPLGDSHGLYKTARRSALSLAYYAFCLENGDYNVSLHFMEIQFSEPHGRLGRRIFDVYVQGKLFLSDFNIKEEAKGNLKPVIKELKAVDVTDHMLEIRLYWAGKGTTMIPKRGNYGPLISAISLCHSQEPRCGAEKIKHHIRYPLIVGGTGALVTIILLALGIYGRRRCRADNNTRERDLRAQGLQTLCFTWRQLQAATNDFDQANKLGEGGFGSVFKGELSDGTIIAVKQLSSKSCQGNREFVNEIGMISGLNHPNLVKLYGCCVEKEQLLLVYEYMENNSLALALSGKSTTKLEWAMRQKICVGIARGLAFLHEGSIVRMVHRDIKTTNVLLDADLNAKISDFGLARLHEEEHTHISTKIAGTIGYMAPEYALWGQLTEKADVYSFGVVAIEIVSGKSNTKHKGSADHVSLINWALMLQQTGDIMDIVDPVLEGDFNSKEAVRMIKVALVCTHSSPSLRPTMSEAVQMLEGEIEVTQVMSDPGLYGHNWSISKLRDADTHASSSTSGVTDQTASTMKSSVSGSDLYPLYPESVILNSTVELPSSSM, from the exons ATGTCGATAcctttctcgagttttcttatATTCTTTGCCATCATCACAAGCTTCCTCGCAACTCTAACGACATCGGCCTCACGACCACTTCTTCATCCAgatgagt TGAAGGCGCTTAAGGAGATAGCCACTACACTTGGTATCAAGGGATTGGACCTCAAATCAGAAGATCCTTGCTCTAGGAGCAGTCTAAAGTTTGATTTCGATCAGACTGATGGTGGGGACACCGCCATTAATTGTCAATGTGACAACATGATATGTCATATTACCGACTT ATCTCTCAAGACCATGGATCTTCCTGGGAAACTTCCTCCTCAGTTAGTCAAGCTTCGATATCTCCGGTCAAT AAACTTGTGCCGTAATTACCTTTCGGGTTCAATCCCGATGGAGTGGGCTTCAATGCCATACCTCACAAACAT TTCCCTCTCCGCGAATAATTTGTCTGGGCCTTTACCTACTGGTTTACAATACTTCAAGAGTCTGACATTCCT AGGGGTTGAAGCCAACCAGTTCTCTGGTCCTATTCCTGATGAGCTTGGTAACTTGACCAACCTAATAGGATT GGAACTTGCGTCCAATCAATTTACAGGAAGACTTCCTAGCAGTCTAGCTAGACTGGTAAACCTTGAGAAATT TAGGATAAGTGACAATAACTTCAGTGGAATCATCCCAGAATATATTGGCAACTGGTCTCGGCTTCAAAGGCT AGATCTACAAGCAAGTGGACTGAAAGGACCTATTCCTGACGCAGTGGCCCGCCTAGAAAATCTTACTAACCT GATTATTAGTGATATGACCGGGATAAACTCCTTTCCTAATATATCTAGCAAAGTCATCAAAAACCT gatattgaggaATGTGAGTATGTCTGGTCCAATTCCTTCTTACATCTGGAGTAAGACGGACTTACGAACTCT TGATTTATCATTTAACAAGTTGACTGGTGATGTAAATGGAGTAAGGGCACCATACTATAC CTATTTGACTGGAAATAGGCTCTCTGGAGACATTGTATTTGATGGTTTTCTCAATAGCAAATCTAATAT TGATCTCTCGTACAACAATTTCTCATGGTCGTCTGGCTGCCAGGAAAAGAT TAACATTAATACATACCGGAGTTCATATTTGAAGAACAACTT AACTGGGCTTCTTCCATGTGCTGGTCCTATCAACTGCACAAGCT ATCGGCGGTTTCTACATATAAATTGTGGTGGAGACAGCATAGTTACTACAAACTCTTCATATAAAATCACATATGAAGCTGATAATAACATTACCAAAGCCGCAACAAATCAGCACATCAAAAATTGGGGAATCAGTAATACTGGTGACTTTATGGATGATGATATTAATGATGACGCATACACCATTTCAACTACTAGTATGACACCACTTGGAGATTCTCATGGTCTTTATAAGACCGCACGTCGATCTGCTCTCTCTCTTGCTTATTATGCATTTTGCTTGGAAAATGGAGACTACAATGTGAGCCTCCATTTTATGGAGATTCAGTTTTCAGAACCACACGGTCGTCTGGGCAGACGCATATTTGATGTCTATGTTCAG GGTAAACTGTTCTTGAGTGATTTTAACATCAAAGAGGAGGCTAAAGGGAATCTGAAGCCTGTTATCAAAGAACTGAAAGCTGTTGATGTGACCGATCATATGTTAGAGATCCGGTTGTATTGGGCTGGGAAAGGGACAACAATGATACCCAAAAGAGGAAACTATGGTCCTCTTATCTCTGCAATCTCCTTGTGTCACA GCCAGGAGCCACGATGTGGAG CGGAGAAAATCAAACATCACATTAGATATCCCCTGATTGTGGGGGGAACGGGTGCCTTGGTAACAATTATTCTCTTGGCTTTGGGAATATATGGTCGGAGAAGATGCAGAGCAGACAACAACACAAGAGAACGTG ATCTGAGAGCACAGGGTTTGCAAACTCTTTGCTTTACATGGAGGCAACTTCAAGCTGCAACAAACGATTTTGATCAAGCCAACAAACTTGGAGAAGGAGGTTTCGGATCCGTATTCAAA GGAGAGCTGTCAGATGGAACAATCATAGCAGTGAAGCAGCTTTCTTCCAAGTCATGCCAAGGAAATCGAGAATTTGTGAATGAAATAGGAATGATCTCAGGTTTGAATCATCCAAACCTTGTCAAGCTTTATGGATGCTGTGTCGAGAAGGAACAATTGCTGCTCGTGTATGAGTACATGGAAAACAACTCACTTGCTCTTGCTTTATCCg GAAAGAGCACAACAAAGTTAGAATGGGCAATGAGACAAAAAATCTGTGTAGGAATCGCAAGAGGGCTTGCATTCCTCCACGAAGGATCTATAGTCAGGATGGTTCATCGTGACATTAAAACAACAAATGTGCTTCTAGATGCTGACCTAAACGCAAAGATATCTGACTTTGGATTGGCTAGGCTCCACGAAGAAGAACACACTCACATTAGCACCAAGATTGCAGGAACCAT CGGATACATGGCTCCAGAGTATGCATTATGGGGTCAACTAACAGAGAAAGCAGACGTGTATAGCTTCGGGGTTGTGGCCATCGAAATTGTTAGTGGCAAGAGTAATACTAAACACAAGGGAAGTGCTGATCACGTCTCTCTTATCAATTGG GCATTGATGCTGCAACAGACAGGGGACATAATGGATATTGTAGATCCAGTGCTTGAAGGTGATTTCAACAGCAAAGAAGCAGTGAGGATGATCAAAGTTGCTCTCGTTTGCAcacattcatctccttctttaagGCCTACAATGTCTGAGGCTGTACAAATGCTCGAAGGAGAGATTGAAGTAACACAAGTTATGTCAGATCCTGGTTTATATGGACATAACTGGAGCATCTCGAAGCTGAGGGACGCTGATACACATGCTAGCTCGAGCACATCTGGTGTGACCGATCAAACAGCATCGACAATGAAGTCCTCTGTTTCCGGTAGTGATCTCTACCCATTGTACCCCGAATCTGTGATTCTGAACTCCACAGTGGAGTTGCCTTCCTCGTCGATGTGA